The sequence below is a genomic window from Synechococcus sp. PCC 7335.
CTTTCACCTGGTGAATTGCGCGCTGCTGGCGTGCGGCCTGGAACGAGAATGGTCATCGGTAAGCATCGCAAACGACCGTTTCGCATGGGCGATCATATTGCTAGCTACACCCTAGATAACAAAGCATCTTTAGCAATTTTGCTGGCCCTAGCCGAACAGGTAAAATCACCGCCAATAGATGTTTACCTAGTAGCTTCTGCCAAAGAAGAGGTTGGCGCGGTCGGGGCGCTGTATTTCACGCAGCGACATCAGTTTGATCAGATGATCTCGCTGGAGATCTGCCCGCTTTCAAAGGAATACCCGCTGATAGATAGCCCTACACCAGCTTTATTTTCGCAAGATAGCTACGGTCTTTATGACGAGGGTCTAAACAGAGAGATCATGGCAGCTGCAGGGCGCATGGATTTACCCTTGCAAGTTGCTACCATCGATGGATTCGGGAGCGACGCCTCAATTGCGATGAAGTTTGGCCATGTGGCTAGAGGCGCTTGTCTGGCCTTTCCGACTGAGAATACCCATGGCTATGAGATTGCTCATCTCAGTGCAATTCGCAACTGCTATCAGGTCTTAAAATCTGTTATTGCTGGTTCTAATCGCTAGCATTAGCGTTATCTAGGTAGGACAAGCGATTATTTGCTGCAATAGCACCAGCATTAACCGTCTACGATAAGCTCACTGCGGTGATTCGAAGAGCACTCCAAAGCAATCCCTCCGAGGCTATCACTCTAGAGCTAGCTGCTGCAACGCCGGACTACTCTCTAACGCTAGTTCTAGGGCGTCGCGCTTAATCGGCTTACAAAGATAGTCATCCATTCCCACCGACAGACATAGCTCGCGATCGCTGTCCATCGTGTTTGCCGTCATTGCGATAATCCAGGTTTCCTTGTGGTGTGGCATATGACGAATCCTTTGGGTAGCTTCTACGCCATCCATCTCTGGCATTCGCATATCCATCAAAATCACATCGTAGCGCTGATGCTCAAGCGCAGTTAATACTTCTATTCCAGTGTTAACCACGTCCGCTCTATAGCCCAG
It includes:
- a CDS encoding peptidase M42, which translates into the protein MNDSTPSQSANSGSPHAKEVRPFDSVLDRDPWNDDHFFDTISELVMLHSPSGVEDEVNDYLLARLSGLGVEHWQDEADNIVVRLAAEVEGDVPLSVPSLVITGHKDEIGGIVKGLEHDGRISVRALGGAYPWVYGEGVVDLLGDRATVSGILSFGSRHVSHESPQKRLQAGKAVEWPLAWVETKLSPGELRAAGVRPGTRMVIGKHRKRPFRMGDHIASYTLDNKASLAILLALAEQVKSPPIDVYLVASAKEEVGAVGALYFTQRHQFDQMISLEICPLSKEYPLIDSPTPALFSQDSYGLYDEGLNREIMAAAGRMDLPLQVATIDGFGSDASIAMKFGHVARGACLAFPTENTHGYEIAHLSAIRNCYQVLKSVIAGSNR